DNA sequence from the Antennarius striatus isolate MH-2024 chromosome 3, ASM4005453v1, whole genome shotgun sequence genome:
AGGCGCCAGTTTACCATTCAACCCCAAACTGAATAAGCATATCTCCCTGAATGACAATCATGTTTTATAGAATTACATGTTAATGACAAATCAAAATTACTGTAACTGCAAAAGGCTATCAGACATACCTGGTCGTTTTGGTGACTTTAGCTGTAAAAAgattaataatgaaatatttaattaaattattaaacaaCGTAACGGTGTGAGGACATAAATGTTGTCaagaaattcaaaaatatttacctTATTAAGCGTTCTTAAATCTTCCATTATCTGTTCATCTGTCAACAAATAATTAAGCTGAGGTTTGAAGGGTTAAAGAGAGCAGTATCTTGAGGAAGTACAAATACAACTGTAGGTAGTTTAGCACAACAGGatgaaaaaaaccaacatgtgAATAAACCATCTGAAGGAAAGGATGTTACATGTGGACTCTCAAATGTTAAATAAGAATATATCCCAAGAATGGTTCTTAAGGTACTTGGTAAACACCGACAGGTAGCTGATATTTGTAttatccttttttatttttttagatctaggaatttatgttgtttaaaatgtaattcaaaAGAAGGACAAGCAGCCTGAGATGGTTGGTTTATACGAAGGATATCTGGTGCAGGTTTTCTCCGTTTGTCTGGTATAGGGACTGGGTCATTCGGCCGTCTCCTCAGCTTTCGTGTCATGATTGGTTTCACCTCCATCGAGTctatgtgtgaaaaaaatttaaaattgagaTCCTTAAACATCATTGAAACTTCAAATATCACAATTGTTATTTAACATCCCCCACTGACCATTCAAAACAttgaacaacaaaatgaaaaatatgtacGAAGTTCTGAGAAGTCCGACTAAATATAAACCcagtgtctaaaaaaattttggaCACTgtataaaaagtaaataaatcaataatatatataaaaacagaaatcaatGATACACAAATCATTAAAATCTCATATGTGATTGAAAACTGGacatttcaaatgttgaaaCACAAAATCTTAATTGTTTTATACAATTATGTCCTCATTTAGAATTTGATGCCAGCAACACGCTTTAAAAAAGTTGTGGCAGGGAGAGATTTACCCTTATGTTGCATCACTTTGTTATCAGTTGACAACTGAGACAATCAGTTGTATTTTTTACAGGGGAATTTTTTTCCATGATTACCTGACGTAGAATTCCAATGTTCATTTTACGTTTTGTTCCTTGCTCACAGAGATTTCTTCGAATTATTTCAATTATGAACCTAAagttacagagttcattttacctcaagaaagtagtgtaTCCCTGGGATGAggttcaagaaaaatttgtgcatcccaacatgacgtttatgcatcccaaaaggaataacaaaatatatGGTATTGAGCGTAcgcaatagtacaatataaaaactaaacaaactaatttggatgtttttattaataacataactgtttaagtaaaaagaaaaaaagtaaaattatgtattagttttatcaaaatgttaaaacctggtagtcatttaaaaagttttagaaattaaaaaaatgtatttttttcccacttttgcttttcactcagcagttttctttgctttcaattcatatattctcctgtggacactgtaCCAaactgacagagccttctccacacacatttctgtcagtattatctgtctctttttcttcattaacttttgattgttttttatgcaagaaagctCTCATTGTCACTTGGATTTTCACTAACCTTtacatctttttcagaggcatggtgataatcaatcaacctttatttgtatagtgcttaatcacatttaaaagcgctttaacagacagagaaacccaacaggactctcgaagcataagcaacagcttATGATTACTCTGGAGGGTCTCAGTTACCTCCTCGCTCTCACTGTAAAATAAGCAGACGTCCTGTTGCtgtttggtcaattttaatGAGGCAGAATCaagcaggtgagtctcgtgacgaaaAACTTgtgcgagatcaaaacataatggtgatttccgGATTTGGAATTTAAGTggacaaatggaaaaattgtgaatatttttggtgaatggaagtgcattctTTCCTAATATTATACCACAGAAAAAGCAACcatcaatttttcattttaagtatttaaaacTTGCGTCAATAGAAGCACATTGTCTGATGACCATacatccctgtcaaaaaatttGTGTCAATCACGCACGCAAACAAGAACACCAAAGTTAAAGTGTAATATTGATGATGAAATCCTACTTTCAACATTTGACATCACTGTTtctatttgcatttaaaaaaaaattccaacaatatttttaaacaaagcTTAATAATATGGTTCTCGCTCCCTTACCACCCGTCAGCTCCATGGTTAATTTCTCATTTtcaatcatcttcttcttctcctcgaGTTCCACAATGAGGTTTTCCTTCAGTTCAACTTTTTTATCATCAAACTCCTTCACTGctgctttcttttcctttatgtAATTCCTCTCCACCTGTTCGGTCTGCAAAATTATTTCATatggaaatgacagaaaaaagaaacagattttcCTTGTGTTAACATAAAACATCAAGCCATATAAACAACATCAGTAGATCAGCAAGACGAAAAATCCTCACCTCAAGCTGGAGAAACAGGTCtgtaaaagaaaaggaaaatgttaTAATAATTTCCAAGAGAGAGAATGTTTTTATATAAGATAGCTTCAggattaaaaaagagaaatgcaGCATTAGTTTgtactaaaataatttttaccaACCATACAAGAGAAAAGGACTACAAGTCAAGACTTATAAATGCCAAAATTTAAAGAACTACTGCAGTGATATGAGCATTTGTCAAATCAGCTGCTGTCGGCTGATTTTGTATCTGCTGGTTGCAACATGTCAGAATCCAGGAGATTCTGGATACGATTTTGAATGTTAGGCTTCCATGCCCATAACtcctcattttgataaaacttttTCATCTGTGATTGTTTCCCCGTTTCCGTTTCTGCCCCTTAGTAGGTGTTATATGGCAAGCATTACTGTTATCTCCTGACACTTAAGAGGAAGCACTCTGGAATTGTAATGATCTGCTCCCAACAAGACTGGTGTGGAGGCATCAGTGGTTCAGCTCAACTTGCCTGCATTTCGAAGCCTCTCTCTATACTGCTGGTCTAGTTTTTTCATCCGTTTCTGATATTCCTGCAGTGTGCCTGCAAAGAGAAAGTGTCActtaccaaaacaaaaaaatcctaaaaatgtatggaattaaaattattgctttattgcttttttttttgtataattcAGTTGTGGTTTAGATGTTTCTGAACAGTGAGAATAGAATCATTCTTAAGTTACTGAAGAAATGTAAGCTGTTTAAATGGAACATTTCCAAATATCAAGCAGGTAAATTTAGGCATCCTAGACCTATTTCTCACAGCAATGTGTATCTGAGAGATTTCACAGTACTACAAAACCTGATACTGAGCTACTCAAGTTTATCAGCATTTTTCTCATAACCCTCACTACTATTGCACCtgtatttaaattttgaaagaGACTACAACCCATCACTCCAAATTTTCTACAATTTTTTGGCTGTACATCACTCTGAGTGATGTACAGCCAATGGAAAAAATATACTGCTATGGCCCTGCCAACTGTTAAAATATCAGTAATGAGTTGATCAATATTTCTGTGTATCATAAAGACAAGGGCTGCAGTTTAAAATTTCTTCCAAAGGTGCCTCAAAGCCTTAATGATACAATCATGAACTCAGCCATCAGTAATCACCATCAGACTGTATTCAAGAAGCATAGTAAACCACATAACAgcaatcacattttaaataatcctGATATAattgactcaaaaaaaaaagattacctTCCTGTAATTGCTGCAACTGTCTTTTCAGAGAGGCCAGTTTGTCTTGGTACATTCTGAGAGGAAATAAGACAGAATTAGTATCACATTTTCTTTGAATGCAGAATGGGAAAATTTGTTCATAACTTTCACATTTAAATCTTCCTATTAAAAGGTCAAAACAGTTGACCTATGGTTGACGAAACACTTACTGCTCTTTGATTTCAACATAGTCATCCTCATCATGCTTGGCAAGGTCTGTTTCACTGGCATCTTCAGTGTCTGGAAAATGACAAAACCAGAAACtaatcaataaaatacattttttttttcaaataaaagttcTAAATGTACCTGTGTCATCtaaatttgaataatttaacatgatttttccCCATTTGTTCCCCAACACAAATTTAATGCAATGGATGGACCgcagatccatccatccatccaaggGCGTGCGTGGCACTGGTAGGTAATGGTGAACACTGGATACACCTCTCAGTTTGGCAGACAGTAAACCAGGGGAGTCCGTATCTGCCCGGTATCTGTCCTTGTGTACTATAGTTATTTTCTGCGATCAACATGAGAAAAACAGCCCATCTTGCCAATCGCGTTTTAATCGAATCCATTTATAGCGTACTTTTAGTGTTAAGTGTATTTAGCTTGCACCGTTCCAGAACAGGTCCCCGGCTAACTTAGTCGCAGTGTCAGTCCAATGGCAACTGTCTCAATACAAAGCTAACCTGCTTAGGCTAATATGATGTTGGAAAATTCGGGATCTAAGTTAAAAAACACCTTCTGACCGATGGACGGTGGTACCTTCCGAAACCAACACAAGAATTTGGAAAGGCCCAGTAGTTTAAGCTGATACGACAGCTTTCATTTTAGGTTAGCATACATCTGCTAGCCTAAGTTagctttctcttctttttttcttcttcacagaGTAACTCGTTTCTAGCTATCGTATTTCGGAATAACCAAACAGTCATCATATTCGGAAGGCATAAAAACAAGTGTGGATCTGCGACCCAAATATGAAGGAACTAGCTAACCTTGTGGCGCTGTCATTGTCTTGTATTCTTCTTGTCTATCTCTCACTGCAGTCCGTCCTGTCCCCGAATATTGTGTAAAGAGCAGTGCAGTGGACACCGCACGTAGGGTTTCGCTTGCCTGCAGACCTGTCAATGCTCGTATCTAACGCTAC
Encoded proteins:
- the suds3 gene encoding sin3 histone deacetylase corepressor complex component SDS3, whose translation is MASTLLSPMVDYYNDEEELDSVEDDDDRSFRGRDSEEDTEDASETDLAKHDEDDYVEIKEQMYQDKLASLKRQLQQLQEGTLQEYQKRMKKLDQQYRERLRNADLFLQLETEQVERNYIKEKKAAVKEFDDKKVELKENLIVELEEKKKMIENEKLTMELTGDSMEVKPIMTRKLRRRPNDPVPIPDKRRKPAPAQLNYLLTDEQIMEDLRTLNKLKSPKRPVSPSTPEHVPSTPIENPSQRYEARIEEGKLYYDKRWYHKSQAIYLESKDNTKISCVISSVGTNEIWVRKTSDSTKMRIYLGQLQRGAFVIRRRSAA